The Stutzerimonas stutzeri DNA window GTTCCCGGTACACACGGCACCAACTACACCTACCCGGCCGAGTCGTACTACAAGAAGTACGCCGACCTCGGCATGCCGCTGGTACGCCTGCCGTTCCTCTGGGAGCGTATCCAGCCCAAGCTGAACACGCCGCTGAATGCCACAGAACTTGCGCGCCTGAAGCAGTCGCTGGATTTCGCGCAGAAGCACAACGTCAAGGTGATCCTCGACCTGCACAACTACTACCGCTATTTCAACAAGCTGATCGGCTCGAACGAAGTACCCATCAGCTCATTCGCGGCGGTGTGGAAGCAGATTGCGCAGGAAGTGGTCAACCACCCGGCGGTGGAAGGTTACGGGCTGATGAACGAGCCACATTCGACCAATGGGCTCTGGCCACAGGCCGCCCTGGCTGCTGCTCAGGCGATCCGCACCGTGGATTCCAAGCGCTGGATCTACGTGGCCGGTGACCGCTGGTCCAGTGCCTTCCACTGGCCGCACTACAACACTCAGCTGATCAGCAACCCGTGGATGCGCGATCCGAAGAACAACCTGGTGTACGAAGCACACATGTACATCGACAAGGATTTCTCCGGTAACTACTTCGACAAGAACGAAAAGTTCGACCCGATGATCGGTGTCAATCGCGTCAAGCCTTTCGTCGACTGGCTGAAGCAGAACAAGCTGCGTGGCTACATCGGTGAGCACGGTATTCCGGACTTCTCGCCGTCCGCCCTGGTGGCCACTGACAACCTGCTGTCTTACCTGCGTCAGAACTGCATCCCCAGCACTTACTGGGCAGCAGGTCCCTGGTGGGGCGAGTACGCACTGTCGCTGGACGTGACCAGTGGCAAGCACCGCCCGCAGCTGCCGATTCTGCAGAAGCACGCCAAGACCGCGCACAGCTGCACCAGCATCGGTCCGCTGTAAGGACTTCACCCTCAAGCAAGAACGGGCCTTCGGGCCCGTTTTTGCGTTTCAGCGCCCAGCCTGTCTGCTACAGCTCGTCGGCTCGCTCGAGGCAGCCCGGTGCCAGCTACCTTCGACCATTCGGTCACAAACGTGCCGTCACGCGCCGTTTCGCTTGTTTTCGTACGCCGATCCGTAGCCCAGTCGCGATGCCGCCTGCAGGCCTATCGTGGGCAGAGCGCCAGCAAACCAGCGCTGTCCGGCTCGCTCGTCCACTACCGGCGCCGCCGCGATAGCCCGCCAGCGAACGCCGGAACCGTCTGGCCCGAGCCACGGAACTCGAAAAATGGGGTCCGGTCACCATTTATGTGCGCACTTACATTGCACGGCCGCGGCGATCCGCATCGCTGTGCTTCAACGGACCGTGGTCATCCGGCCAATCCATAACCCTATAAAGGTGGACAAAATGACGACACCCGATGAAGAAATCACAGGTTACGGCGGCCAAGCCGGCACCGGCACGCCGCAGAAGGCCGCCTCCAGCGGACAGTCGAGCAGTTCGTCGTCCGGCACTGGTGCGGCCCCGATGAGTGGCTCCGGGGCCAGCCAGGGTGCCACCAGCGAGGACATCAAGGCCAAGGCAGCCGAAGCCGGCGAACAGCTGAAAAATCAGGGCAAGGCACAGCTGGACAGCTATCGCGGCACCGCTGCCGACGAACTGGAAAAGGTCGCGCAAAGCGCCAAGGCTGCCGCCGCAGAGCTGGAAAATCAGGACAGCGCCGGGTTGTCCCACTACGTGTCCGACATTGCTCAGAGCATGGTCGACCTGGCCGACAACCTGCGCGGCCAGAGCGTCGACGAGCTGGTCGGCGAGGTGAACCGCCTGGCGCGCAACAATCCGGGCCTGTTCATTGCCGGCAGCGTCGCCCTCGGCTTCGGCCTGACCCGCTTTGCGCGGGCTTCGAGTAATCGCACCCACACGACGGCACGCGAGCCCACCACCGATTACGGCCATTCCGATGCTGCTCGACCGCATCCCACTTCGCCGCTGGGCGTTCCGGCTGACGTAACAGCTGAAACCCTGCCGAGCCAGGCCGAACTCGATTCGCGCATTTCAAGCGGCGCATCGGGCGGTACGGTCGGCAGCGTCAGCAATGCGGGCATGACCTCGACGCCGGGCAGCACCAACGGCATCGGCGCCAACGGCAGAGGCACAAACGGAGGGCTGAATCGATGAACGAGCAACGTAACCTGAACACGCCTTACGAACCGGCGGCGAACCCCGAGCACGACACTTCCGTGGGCGGCCTGTTGCGGCAGCTGACGCGTGAAGTGCCGTCACTGTTCACCAAGGAGCTGGCTCTGGCCAAGGCCGAGCTGAGCGAATCCATCCGTGCCACCAAAGCCGGCGCCGCGAGCGTGGCCACCGGTGGTGCCGTGCTGCTGGCTGGCTTCATCGTGCTGCTGATGTCGGCCGTGTACTTCCTCGGAACGATGATGGAGCTGTGGCTCGCTGCGCTGATCGTCGGCGTGGTCGTGGTGGTGGTAGGCCTGATCATGGTCTCGGCGGGCAAGAAGAAATTCGAAGCTTCTTCGTTGAAGCCTGACCGCACCATCCATTCTCTGCAGAAGGACAAAGAAATCGTCAGGGGGCACGCATGAGTACGCACAATCAGATAGATCTGGAAGCGCAGAAAGACCCGAGCACGCTCGAACGCGAGATCGATCAGCAGCGTGCCGAGATCGGCAACATCGTCCACGCTCTGGAAAGCAAATTGTCGCCGGGGCAGATGATCGACACCGCACTGGGCTACGCCAAGGGTGGTGGCGGTGAGTTCCTGCACAACCTCAGCGATACGGTGAAGGCCAACCCTGTGCCCACTTTGCTTACCGGCATCGGATTGGTCTGGCTGATGGCCGGGCAGAATCGTCGCCCGGATTACAGTGCCCACGCTTCCAGCGGCCCGTCGATGACCGACAAGCTCGCGGCCAAGGCCTCTGGCCTGAAGCAGCAGGGCACCGGCATCAAGGACAAGGCGGCTCAGATGAGTCATGACGCCTCCAGTAGTCTGGGCAGCGCCCGCCATCGGGTCAGCGACTCCAGCCGTCAGGCGGCGGAAAGCCTGAAGCACACCGCCGATCGCGCTCGTGGTGGCTTCAGCCAGTTGCTCAACGAGCAGCCGCTCGCCCTTGGCGCCATGGGTATTGCCCTGGGTGCTCTGCTGGCTGCTACCGTTCCACCGACCCGTCGTGAAGACGAACTGATGGGTCAGAAGAGCGACGAGCTGACCGGCAAGCTCAAGCACAAGGCCCGTGAAGGCTACGAAATGGCCAGTGCCGAAGGTGAGCATCTGGCCAGCCAGGTAAAGCACGACCTGGAGCGCGATCACGGCCAACCGGCCTCACGGCCGCACTGACGGAGCGTCGGCGGGTTGCCGTTCGCGAGACGCGCGGTGGGCTTGAGTCCGATCGCATAACCTCCGATAATCCGCCGCCTGGCGCCGGTGTAGCTCAGTAGGTAGAGCAGCGCATTCGTAATGCGAAGGTCGCAGGTTCGACTCCTGTCTCCGGCACCACAGAACTCAAAGCCCGCAGCGATGCGGGCTTTTTTCGTTTTATGGGCGCTGTTGGCGTGGCGGCTGGGCTACCGAGCTCTTCGCGTGGTCAGGGCAATACCGAGTGCGGCCATTGTCAGCAGGGCGGCGACCAGGATCATGACCGTCACGAATGCGCTGTCGAACGCACTTTGTGCCACGCCGATGAGCTGAGCAGCCACGCTGTCGGGCAGGGACTCGGCGGCGATCAGCGCGCCGTCCAGGCTGTCACGGGCCAGTGCCGGGGCGTCCACACTGGCAGGGGCAGCGAAGGCGCGGGTGTAAACCGCCGACATCACGCTGCCCAGCACGGCGATGCCGAATGCGCCGCCGAGTTCGTACGAAACCTCCTCGATCGAAGCGGCCATGCCGGCGCGGTCTGGCGGAGCATGCAGCAGCATGGCGCTGGAGGCGGCCGTCATTGCCGCACCGACGCCGAAACCGAGCAGGGCGAACGAGACCAGCTGAATCCAGTACGCGGCGCTGTAGCCCAGCAGGTAGAGCAGGGCTCCGGCTGCGGCGAGGCCCAGTGATGCACTGAGAATGCGTTCGGCGCCCAGGCGCGGCAGTGCCAGCCCCGCTAGCGGGCCGGCAATGAAGGCGCCGAGGGGGATTGGCAGGATGGTCAGACCCGCCTGCAGGGGCGACAGGCCTACCACCAGTTGCAGACGCTGGCTGACCACCAGTTCCATACCCATCAGTGCAGCGGAAGCGATGAGCGCGGTGGCCACACCGGCAGAAAAACTGCGGTCACGGAACAGGGTGAAGTCGATCATGGGAATCGTCGCTCGCCGCTGACGTCGCAGGAAAGCCAGGCTGCAGATCACTGCCGCGATTGCCGCCATACCGGCTTGCAGGAGCGAGAAGTCGGCCTTGCCGGCTTCCTTGATGGCCAGCGTCAGGCCGACCAGGGCGCCCATGACCCACAGCGAGGCGAGCAGGTCGAACGGCCGCTCGGGATTGCCGGGCCTGGTTGGCACCCAGCGCAAGGCGAGAACCAAAGCGAGCAGGACGATGGGCACATTGATGATGAACACCGAGCCCCACCAGAAGTGTTCGAGCAGCACACCGCCGACCACCGGCCCGAAGGCTGCACCACCGGAGGCGATCGCCGCCCAGATGCCGAACGCCAGGGCGCGCTCGCGATCATCGTCGAAAACATGACGGATGATCGCCAGGGTCGCCGGCATCATCATTGCCGCCCCAACCGCGAGCGCGACGCGTGCCGCGATCAACAGCGCCGGGCTGGGCGAGAAGGCGGCGCCGAGGGAGGCCAGGCCGAACACCACCAGCCCGGCGACGAACATCCGCTTGTGGCCGAAACGGTCGCCCAGCGCTCCCATGCCCGGCAGCAGGCCGGCAACGGTGAGAGCGTAGGCGTTGACGATCCACAGTTTTTCGTTGGCCGTGGCACGCAGCTCGTAGGTCAGACTGGGCAGGGCGAGGTAGATTACCGTCATGTCGATGACGATCAGCAGCAGCGCGCTGGACAGGATGCCCAGCACCAGCCAGCGAAGAGGCGATTTCACGAGTCGATCCTTCAGGTTGCGGGTGGCAGCGCGATTGGTTGGAGCATGGTTGTTCCGGTAGAATATAAATACATACGTATTGAATTAAAAGGGGCGTCGGTGGGCAGAAAGAAGACAATCGATCGCGAAGCGTTGCTGGATGTGGCCGAGGGCATCGTCAATCGGCAGGGCGCTGCCGCGCTGACCATTGACGCAGTCGCCAAGGCGGCGGGCATTACCAAGGGCGGCGTGCAGTACAGCTTCGGCAGCAAGGACGACCTGATCAATGCCATGTTCGAGCGTTGGGGCAAGGGCTATACGGAACAGTTCCAGCGCATCGCCGGAGACGATCCTGACCCGCTGACGGCGGTGCGCGCCCATGTCGAGGCGACCCGCGCCTCGGATTCGGACGCCGATGCCAAGGCCGCGAGCCTGATGGCGGCGTTGCTGCAGACGCCCGAGCACCTGGCTTCGACCCGCGCCTGGTATCAGGCGCGCCTGGCCGGCCTCGATACGTCCAGCGAGGCGGGCCGGCGGGCGCGGCTGGCCTTCTTTGCCACGGAAGGAATCTTCACGCTGCGCTTCTTTCGCCTGATGGAGATCAGCGAAGAGGAGTGGCGCGACGTGCTTGGTGACATCGCCGCGCTGGTGCGCGCCGACAGCTGATGCTCAAGCGCCGCTGGGCTGCTGACGGAAGTCCTTCGGCGATCGCCCGGTCATTCGCTTGAAGAATCGGGAAAAGTACGCAGGCTCGGAAAATCCAAGTTGATCCGAGATCTGGCTGATGGTCATGGACGTGTAGATCAGCTCCCGCTTGGCCTCCAGCAACAATCGCTGGTGCAACAACCCCAGGGCGGTGTGACCGGCGAAGCGTCGGGCCAGCGTGTTGAGGTAGGCCGGGCTGATGTCGAGCTGCATGGCATAGGCTTCTACCGAGCGCTGCTGGCGGAAGTCTTGCTCCACCAGGCGTGTGAAACGTGCCAGCAGTTCCTGTCCGCGACTCGGCCGTTACCGACGCACCAGCGATGTCAGCACGCTGTACCGCATCCTGCTCAACGTGTATCGAGAGGGGCGTGTCGACCTGCTGGAGCGTTATTCGCCGATCTGTCTGCGGCGCATCTGGAAGGCCGAGCGCTTCTCCTGGTGGATGACCGGCCTGCTGCATCGCTTCCCGGATACCGATGCCTTCGCCCGGCGTATTCAGGCGAGCGAGCAGGATTACTTCACCAGCACGCCGGCGGCGCTGACGACCATTGCGGAAAACTATGTGGGGCTGCCCTATGAGGCGGTGCAATAGCGCGAGCGGGAGCGCAGCCAGGGTGGCTGCGCCCGCGGAGGTCAGAGGCTGATCGA harbors:
- a CDS encoding glycoside hydrolase family 5 protein, translating into MSTNLFTGARKALVASIAMAALMGGVTVATVPYAAAATTVAAASVSTKVNAFTNTDWLNGVWRTGAGFSIPATAANQAAFKAGASVRLADGQVRTISRAQVVGSNMSVFLDGAKLDGNKVGAPQSVATVAAAPAPSPAPSAPSTTNGKPLLVGVNLSGAGFGPSVVPGTHGTNYTYPAESYYKKYADLGMPLVRLPFLWERIQPKLNTPLNATELARLKQSLDFAQKHNVKVILDLHNYYRYFNKLIGSNEVPISSFAAVWKQIAQEVVNHPAVEGYGLMNEPHSTNGLWPQAALAAAQAIRTVDSKRWIYVAGDRWSSAFHWPHYNTQLISNPWMRDPKNNLVYEAHMYIDKDFSGNYFDKNEKFDPMIGVNRVKPFVDWLKQNKLRGYIGEHGIPDFSPSALVATDNLLSYLRQNCIPSTYWAAGPWWGEYALSLDVTSGKHRPQLPILQKHAKTAHSCTSIGPL
- a CDS encoding phage holin family protein — its product is MNEQRNLNTPYEPAANPEHDTSVGGLLRQLTREVPSLFTKELALAKAELSESIRATKAGAASVATGGAVLLAGFIVLLMSAVYFLGTMMELWLAALIVGVVVVVVGLIMVSAGKKKFEASSLKPDRTIHSLQKDKEIVRGHA
- a CDS encoding DUF3618 domain-containing protein, with amino-acid sequence MSTHNQIDLEAQKDPSTLEREIDQQRAEIGNIVHALESKLSPGQMIDTALGYAKGGGGEFLHNLSDTVKANPVPTLLTGIGLVWLMAGQNRRPDYSAHASSGPSMTDKLAAKASGLKQQGTGIKDKAAQMSHDASSSLGSARHRVSDSSRQAAESLKHTADRARGGFSQLLNEQPLALGAMGIALGALLAATVPPTRREDELMGQKSDELTGKLKHKAREGYEMASAEGEHLASQVKHDLERDHGQPASRPH
- a CDS encoding MFS transporter, yielding MFYRNNHAPTNRAATRNLKDRLVKSPLRWLVLGILSSALLLIVIDMTVIYLALPSLTYELRATANEKLWIVNAYALTVAGLLPGMGALGDRFGHKRMFVAGLVVFGLASLGAAFSPSPALLIAARVALAVGAAMMMPATLAIIRHVFDDDRERALAFGIWAAIASGGAAFGPVVGGVLLEHFWWGSVFIINVPIVLLALVLALRWVPTRPGNPERPFDLLASLWVMGALVGLTLAIKEAGKADFSLLQAGMAAIAAVICSLAFLRRQRRATIPMIDFTLFRDRSFSAGVATALIASAALMGMELVVSQRLQLVVGLSPLQAGLTILPIPLGAFIAGPLAGLALPRLGAERILSASLGLAAAGALLYLLGYSAAYWIQLVSFALLGFGVGAAMTAASSAMLLHAPPDRAGMAASIEEVSYELGGAFGIAVLGSVMSAVYTRAFAAPASVDAPALARDSLDGALIAAESLPDSVAAQLIGVAQSAFDSAFVTVMILVAALLTMAALGIALTTRRAR
- a CDS encoding TetR/AcrR family transcriptional regulator, with the protein product MGRKKTIDREALLDVAEGIVNRQGAAALTIDAVAKAAGITKGGVQYSFGSKDDLINAMFERWGKGYTEQFQRIAGDDPDPLTAVRAHVEATRASDSDADAKAASLMAALLQTPEHLASTRAWYQARLAGLDTSSEAGRRARLAFFATEGIFTLRFFRLMEISEEEWRDVLGDIAALVRADS